The window TTTTAACTCTCCCCATTATGCTATGTCATATTTTATGGCTGGATCGGCCCGGTCCCATCAGCTTTAATCCTTCAAATAGAGCATTTATCTTGCCTATTTATTCATTAGCAGCCATATTTTGCATGTCCCATCCTTTTTTCACGATAACAGGCAACAACTTTGATCTGCGCACGATTCCTGTACTAGTTGCTTTCCTTTACAGTGGCATACGTTCAGGACTTACGGTCTCCGCAGTAATAATAGCCTATACCTACTACATGGATGGTTCCGACTTTTTATGGATTGTTTCCTTGTCGGCTCTGCTCGTACCCTTCATCCTGGCTTTCATTGCCCTAAGCAATTGGAAGTACCGAACCCCCAAAGTGATGTTTCCCAGTCTTCTGGCTTTTATTAGCGCTCTAGCTACTTTCTGCATGACGATGCTATATCGCATCGATTCGAATGTATCCGTAGATAGGAGCTTTCTGCTATACGGCTTACTGTTCTGTATTGTTCACATGCTGACGATGTGGCTGATAACCTATTTAATTGTTCGTATCCGAGAAAATATTGCGATGCGCCAAGAAGTCCAGCGTTCAGAGAAGCTGAATGTATTAAGTGAACTAGCTGCTTCGGTTGCCCACGAAATTCGCAACCCTATGACAGTTGCCCGCGGCTTTATGCAAATACTCAGCCAGTCTCAAGTTACTGAAGAGAAAAAGAAGCTCTATACCACTATGGTAATTGAAGAAATTGACCGAGCCCAAAGTATTATTTCCGACTACTTATCTTTCGCTAAGCCGCAAGCCGAGAAGCTCGAAGAGTTGGATGTTTCCACTTTGACTCACAAAATAAGCAATCTCATAAATCCTTACGCGTCAATGAGCGGTGTAGAAATTCATATTGACATGGAGTCTTCTCTTCTGATTAAAGCCAACAGCGAAAAAATGATTCAATGCCTAGTTAATTTAACGAAAAACGGCATCGAGGCTATGCCTAGCGGAGGCACTCTGTTAATAACTGGCTTCAAGAAAAGCGCTAAAGTTATTTTACAAATTAAAGATACCGGTATTGGTATGACTCCTGAGCAGGTGAACCGTCTCGGAACGCCCTTCTACTCTACGAAAAATAAAGGCACCGGGCTTGGCATGATGGTCTCCTATAGAATCATCAAAACATTTGGCGGGCTCATAGAAGTAACAAGCCAGCCAGACCAGGGAACTTGCTTCACGATTTCATTACCTACCGTTTGAGTCACTTGCCAAAATATCCATAATCCCTTTGAATAAAGGGATGGACTTATTGCTCTCAGCAGGCTCCATGTTCTTAATGACAACAGAAACGGCATATTTCGGTGATTCAACAGGGCCATAACCAATAAACCACTGATTCACCTTTTCTTGCTTGCCATTCTCGATTTGTGCCGTACCGGATTTCCCAGCCAGCTTCCACTTCGCATCCTCTAAGCCTTGTCCCGTTCCAACGGTTACCACTTCTCTCATCCAGTTTACTAATGTATGACTGGTCGCTGCAGAAACCCGCCCCGCCTCGGAATCTAATAATTGAACAGGAAATTTCTCCATCACACGATCCGTTTGATACCGAATTTCTTGAACTACTCTTGGTGAATAACCCTTCCCACCATTCAGCAAGGTAACAATCATATTAGACGCCTGTAAAGGGGTCATCCTGACATCTCTTTGACCAATGGCTGTTTGCATAAGCACTCCCTCGTCATTATGTGGAGTATGGGCCCCAAATAGCTGTCCGTTCTCTTCTGTATCCAATTGACGGAGCATTTGCTCATCGTCTGTCTTCCCCGTCCAGCCCACTTCATTCAATACACCAAGCTTATGTGCATAGCTTTCCAACTCAGCAGGCGTCAGTCGCTGCATCACTCGGGCAAACACAATATTACAGGATTGCGCAAAGCCCTGCTCTAAAGTTAAAGGCCCGTGTCCATCTCTTCTCCAGCACGTAAAGCCATATTTCCCAAGCGCACCTTCACAATTGAAAGTTTCTTTGGGATCGACGATCCCTTTATCCAACGCTGCTGCGGCTACAATTGTTTTGAAAATCGAGCCAGGCGCCGTCGCCTTGAGCGCATAATTACTCCAGTTATTGCTAGCGAGATCGACTTCTGTCTGATCAAAGTTGGGTCTGCTCGCCATCGCGATGATATCTCCTTGTGCCACTTCCTGAACAACAGCCGCACCTTCGCGTATATTTAGCTTATCCATAAGGATCTCAATTCGCTGCTGCACGCTTAAATCCAGTGTCGTCACTAATTTGACGGGATAGAAGGTATTATCCGGTGCAATCATTCGGGCATCTAGACCAGCTAACGGTCTTTTTCCTGCGTCCGTAAAATAAGAGATTGACGTCTCACCAACGCCTCGAAGCCACAGATCGAACGTTTTCTCCAGTCCAGCACCTCCGATTTTCGAGGTTAGCGCAACCTTTCCTTTCTCCAGATCAGCACCGTAGATACTCATCACTCTATCCGGATTTTGCCCAATAAACCCAATCAATTGACGCGCTGTCATGCCTGATGGATAGCGATCCTCCATCTTCACGACTTTCAAATAAGGTAAGCCGAGAGCATTAATTTGCTCCTCCTGCTGATCGCTTAACTCTACAGGCTTCCCACCCTCAGCAGTGCGCCACACTTGCGGCTCTTTCAAATCACCAGAGAAAGCAAGCCAATGATCTGTATTCGTCCGCAAAATCCGGGCCAATTGATTTACTTGTTGCGGCTCACCATGGTATTCGCTATTTATAGGAAATGCCACAAGGGCTTTAATCATTTTTCCCGTCATGGGCAATAGATCACGATCTAAGATTTCCCCTCGCCCGCTTTCCAGCACTAGTGCCCGTTGCCTCTGTACGACCGAGTTTTTGACCAAATTAACTCCTCGTGAGGAATAGTTTTCCGTTGTCGCTATTTGTATCCAAAAAAGCTTGCCAACGATCCCTATAAACAAAAGTAAGATCGTGAGGAGAACAAGAAAGATTCGACGTTTTTCAGAAGACGATAATTGTTTAATCCTCATGCTACTGACTCCTTTTAACTAACAATGACTAGTGTTGCTTTCAGTATCGTCATTCCTGATCATGGTCAAACTGTCCGATCCACGTTAATGCTCAATAAAACAGAAAAAATCCACCCTCCTAATTGGAGAGTGGACTGCGTATTCTATGATACTAAACTTCGAATTTGGATAAAGTGTCGTTAAGCGATTTGGACAGCTGATCCAGCTTGTCCGACAGTTTAACTAAACCGTCACTGATACTAAGTTGTTCTGAACTCAATGAAGCAACTTCTTCCGATGTAGCTAGGGATTCCTCAGCTACCGCGCTGACATTCGTCATTGCATCGGAAAGTACAACTTGTGATTGCTCCAGTGTGGAGATCGAATCACTTACCGTGCTTAGCTGTGTAATGAATCCACCCATGTGATTCGTTACTTGTTTGAAGATGGTGTCGGCTTCTTTTACAGCTAATATTTGTTCTTGGAAAATGGGTGTTGCCGTTGAAAGCACTTTCACCGTCTCATCGATTTCTTTCGTGATGGTTTCTGTAATTTGACCTACGACATCAATGGATTGTCTGGATTGATCCGCTAGTTTACGAATCTCATCTGCAACCACCATGAAGCCTTTACCAGCTGCACCAGCACGTGCGGCCTCAATTGTCGCATTTAAAGACAAAATATTCGTTTGCTTCGTCATATTATTAAGAACATCCAAGATTTTACGAATAGAACGGGTACTGTCCTTCAAATTATCGACTTTATCAACCATCGAGCGAATCATTTCTTCTGTCAGGTTCGTTTTTGAAATAAGTTCCGTCATATACTTCGTACCTTGCTCACTGGAGCTTTGAACATCCGCAGCAGCCGTTCCCATCTCGAGGTTGGCTTCGATTACCTGCTTCATTTGCTCGCCAATATGATAAGTTAACTCATTGCCTCTCTCAGACTCCGTTGCCAATCCTCCGGCACCATTGGAAATCTCATCCGTCGCGACTGCAATTTCTCTTGCAGCTGTAGCCGTTACCTTCGAGGAATTCGTTAATTCTTGTGCGGTTTCGAAAACAGCTTGAGCAGAAGAGCTGGTTTGTTGAACCAAGGTTGTAATCTGCTGCATCATCACATCAAAGCTGGCACCTAGTTGTCCTATTTCATCTTGTGTTTTGTAGTTAGCACGCACCGTAAGTTTCCCTTTAGCACCTTGCTGCATCAGGTTACGTAGATTAATCAGAGGACGTCCGATCATTCTAGCTACGAATAATCCGATTAGCACAGCGGCAATAGCCGCAAACAAGGCGATTAGAAGCGTATAATTGAAGATTTGCTTAGCATCCTTCACAAGAGCGCTCACAGGTATATCACCAACAAGATTCCAACCGGATATGGACGATTTATAATAGGCTACCAAGTGATCATCGCTCGTTATAAAAGAGCCGTGTTCTTCTTCTAATTGTTCTTTCGTCAATTTGACGTCAGAATCTTTTTCTAATTCCGAGATTTCTTTATTAGCTATGTATTTGTTTTCTGTATTCGTAATGACAACCTTACTATCATCACCTAATGACATCCCAGTAATCTCTTTAGTGAGTAAATCTGTATTAAGCTCTATCAGAAGAATGGCTGATGTGGTATTCGTAAGTGTATTTCTCATCACTCGACCAATAGCAAATGTATTGGACGAGCCGCTGGAATACCCTTTGACTTTACTATCTAACCAAGCCACTTTTCCACCGTTCTCAACAGTCTTATTAAACCAATCATTTCCGCTTGAATTCTCGCTAAATGACGAACCGCCTGAACCTGTGATAACGATCAATTTACCATCAGGTCTGTAAAGATGAAGCGTTTTAATTGCTTTGTTCGAGAAAGTCACCACATTCAATTTCTCCGTCAATTGACGAGTAACATCAAGAGCTTCGTAGGAGGATGGATCTAACGTAGGAATTGACCCAAGCAAATCCTGCAGATCCTTGTTAAGCATAATTTGTAGAGATACTTCATCAAAAGTTTGATAAAGAAAATCTAGTTTTTGCCCCGCCTGTGTTACGGTTTGAAGACTGGATTCAGACACTTTGTTCTTAATCACATTTTTCGATACCGTGTAAGAAATCAAACCCACAGTAAGGACGAAAAAAAGAATACTTACAAAAAACATTAAAAACAGCTTCATACCTACGGATTTCACAGGATTTTCTACCTTGACTTGCTTCATTTCTTTAAAAGCGATCGAACCCATTTGCTTAGATTTGTTGCTTGCCACACCTACAATACGACCCCATGGAACATTACGAATTGCTTGAACTACTTTGTCTAAAATACTTTGAAGTTTCTGATTCATTTGTTCACCGCCATTAGTTTCTACTTCCTGCATATACCAGACTTTTGAACTAGAATGTAAAGGGTTCACTTTACGTTTTTAAATAATTTCGACACACTTTACCATTATCCTTCAAAATCCGATCTAAAATAAATAAAAAAAGAAACTTTCTCCAATTTACTCGAGTTTGAAGAAAGTTTCCATGAACTTATTTTCCTGTTTTCTTACGCATCATATCCCATTTTTTTACAGCTTTATCCGTTTGTAATTTGATCATTTGAAGTGGATGTCTAGCTGCATCTAATTCTAAGCCATCTTCATTTCTTATGACCCCAACCTTTTGCTTAAAATGCGTACCATCCGGTCCAAAAAATTCAATTTCTTGGCCAGTCTTGAAATGATTTCTTTGCTGTATGAGCGCCGTGCCCGATTCAGCATCATACCCCATAACCAGACCAACAAAATCATATCCAACCACTTTATCTTCTGGCTCAAAAATATGATCCTCATGCCCTGGCGCCTCATAGAAGAAGCCGGAGTTCAAAGGTCGGTTTGCTGCTTTATATATTTCATCCTGCCACAAAGGGTTGACCTCGAAATGCTCTGGATCGGCAAAGTAGGCATCAATGGCTTGGCGGTAGGCATTAACAACCGTAGCCACATAATGAATGCTCTTCATCCTGCCCTCAATCTTGAAGCTGTCTACGCCAGATTCGATCATCTCTGCAATATGTTCAATCATGCTCAGATCCTTCGAGCCCATTGTGAAAGCATCATCTTCCTCGCCAAACATCGGCAAATCCGTAGCCAAAGGAGCAGAGAGTGGTTGATCCTTGGCAAATAAATCGTACTTCCAACGGCATGATTGCGAGCAGCCGCCGCGATTGGAATCTCGATCCGTGAAATGATTAGAAAGCACACATCGGCCCGAGTACGAGCTGCACATTGCCCCATGTATGAAAGCTTCAATCTCTACATCGACATGAGCTTTAATCTGATCGATTTCTTCCATGCTGACTTCGCGGGCAAGAACAACTCGTTCAATACCCTGGTCTTTCCAGAACTTCACGGTTTGCCAGTTCATAACGGATTGCTGTGTGCTCACATGAACTTCCAACTTAGGAGCTACTCTTCTGCACGTCTCCATAATAATTGGATCAGCTGCAATAATAGCAGAGATCCCAACCTCTTGAAGTCCTCTCAAATAATCATCAAGGCCTTCTATATCCTCATTATGAGCATAAATATTCGTTGCTACGAATACTTTTGCCCCATATTGATTGGCAAACTCTACGGCTTCGCGCATTTCCTCCTGCGAAAAGTTATCCGCGTTGGAACGGAGACCATACTTCTGGCCACCGATGTAAACCGCATCCGCTCCGTAATGGATCGCAAATTTCAGCTTCTCTAAATTGCCTGCTGGAGCCAGTAATTCCGGCTTGTTAAGCCTAACACGCTTTCCTCTAGCTCGGGCTTCTATGGCTGTCGTCATCACGATAACGCACCTTCTTTCATCTATCAATATACCTGTTCTTTGTAGAAAAACCCATATGACAATTCGCGTTCAGGATCTTGCAGCTTAACTATCGCATCCAACCATTCCTGTTGAAAGATATATCCTTCAGGATCAGCTGCATAAGCATCAATGACAGCCCGATAGCTTCTCACTACTGTTTCGTTATAAAGAGAAGATTTCAAAAGACCTTCGATTTTCAAGCTATCTATTTGACCGTCCATAAGCTCAGGTAAATTTTCCAACATACATATATCTTCAGAACTCATAATGTGCGTGCCATTACTATCTTCGTATATAGGATAACGCTGATCACGGCGTTCATGCTCAATGAGGAAAAGCCCTCGCTCCATGGAACGATCCTGCTCAGCTGCATCTTTCCCTTGGTGCTCGATATAATTCTTCACTAACTCACGCTTAGAATGATATATATTGGTGATGCCATGTACTTGAACTTCAACAGCCAACTCCGCATGCTCTTTAAAAGCCAAAACCTGCTCCATATTCAATTCTCTAGCTAGGACCACACGGGTAGCTCCTTGCTTAGCCCAATAATTCGCAGTCGCGTAATTGGTTGATGTCATCTCTGCATTCCAGTGCAGTGTTAGCGGCTTAGGTAAATTACGGGCAGTCATGAGTACCGCTGGATCGCCGAAAATGATTGCATCCACACCGTATTCCTGTAATTTGGCTAAATAATCATGCAGCCCTTCAAGGGCATTATTGTCGAAAATATTGTTTACAGCTACATATACACTAGCCTTCTGTTCATGTGCCCAGGACACAGCTTCCTGTATCTCTTCAAGTTTCACTTCTCCCGGCAGGCGCATGCCGTAGCGCGCTTCGCCAATAATAACCGCATCTGCGCCTGCTTCGATCAATCTTTTCAGTTCTGCCACAGTGCTGCAGCTTACTACTAACTCTGGTTTTTTCAATTGCTTACCCTACCTTCTATCAGCTTACTATCATAAGTTCGAACTACTAATTCGCGACCTTCTTGCTTTCTGTAATATTCTTCTTATGCTCTTCAAAAGTTTCTGCGAACAAATGCCCTTTGGTCCCATCCTTCTTAGTTACGTAGAATAAATACTTCGTCTCTTCCGGATAAATAGCTGCTTTCATCGAGGCAAGACTCGGACTCGCGATCGGTCCCGGTGGTAAACCTGTATTCAAATACGTGTTATAAGGACTTTGTATTTGAAGATCCTTCTCCAGCAATCTCTCTTTGGACTTATCGAATAAATATTGCACGGTTGCATCAATTTGAAGAGGCATATTCTTCTTTAACCGGTTCTGGATAACGCCGGATACAAGTGCACGCTCTTCATTTACAACCACTTCACGTTCAATTAAAGATGCAATGGTCAACATCTGGTGGATGTCAAGTCCGCGCTCCTTGAGCTTGTCCTTCCAGTCTGATGGAAGTGTCGCCAGCTTCTTATCCAGCTCCTGCAGTGTTCGCTCAATGAACTCTTGTTCCGTGGAGTCCTTCTTAAACTCGTATGTTTCTGGGAACAGATACCCTTCGAGACGATGTTTGATGCTTTTATTATCAGGAAGCGTTGCGATCGTTTCCCCTTTGAGCCCGGCAGGCGCATCCGCCAACTGTAGAAAAACTTCCTTTTTCCAAGGAGTCTGCTCATTTAATTTGGCTGCAATTTGATCAATGGTATAGCCCTCAGGGATTGTAATACGGATGACCTCTTCCTTCACAGTCTCCCCTTTATTCAGTTTATTGATCATTTCTTCGAATGTCATGCCCGGCTTCATACTGTACTCGCCTGCTTGAAGTCTGGAGCCCTGTTTCTTCACCTTTAAATAATACGTAAAAACCGAAGAATTTTTAATAAGTCCCTTCGTTTCAAGCTCCTTGGCGATCTGTAAAGACCCTGCGCCTTGTGGAATTGAAACTCTTACTTCTTGCTCTGAAGCCTCTACAGGCTGGAGCGCATTCGCAATATACAATCCGATGCCGCCTGCAGTTCCAATGATAATAAGCAGCAATAGTCCAAAGACAAGAAGGATGAGCTTAAGCTTACTTCTTCTAGGCTTATTCTGTTCATTCTCTTGTTCAAGCATGTTGTTCACAATAATCCTCCTAAGAATTTTCGTAAGAAAACTGAGTTCGTAAGCATTTCTATACCCCAAAGCAAACAAAAACGAGCGGATGCGCTCCGCTCGGTTGTATGCTTCTTACAATTCATCCTGTTCTGGAAATACCATCTCGTCGTAGAGCTCTGAAACGGTTTCCCATTCCTCGTCATCCTCGATGGTTTCCAATTCATACTGTCCGTCACTATCTGTCGTCACTCGGAAAACAGCAACCTCGTCTTCCTTCTTGAGTTCATCAGATTGCAGAACAGCATACGTATAATTTCCATAAACGAATTCTTTAAGAAGATGATACACCGTTGATTCATTTTGCTCATCAAACAAAATAATATCATCCCCGTAAGTTTTGCGCAATAAGTCAGAAGGCGTCGTACTCATGCTCATGCTTCTTCTTCCTCATCGAATTCTGCCATTAAGGTATTGAATGTTTCTTCAACAATATTCCATTCTTCTTCATCTTCGATGGTGAACAGCTTCAAATCCTCGCCGTCCTCATCCTCTTCATAGCGAAATGCGTACACTTCATCAGATTCTTCATCTCCGCCGTCAGTAGGCACGACCATCATATACTTCTTGTCAGAACCGTCCACTTCGAATTTCATGATAACCTCGAACTCTTCTTCGTTGCCTTCATCGTCCGGGATGTAAATGATTTCTGGTTGTTCCTCACGCAATTCTTCTTTGGACATGTTCGTTCACCTCTTCATATTGGCATCCATGTAACCTTGCAGGATGAGCTGTGCGGCCATTTTATCAATAACCAGCTTGCGTTTCTTCCGACTCACATCAGCTTCAAGAAGTGTGCGTGTCGCAGCTACGGTCGTTAACCGCTCATCCCACAAGTGTACAGGTACACTTAGTTTTTGCTCTAATTCTTGTGAAAATGCGATAGCAAGCTCACCGCGTGGCCCTATTGTATTATTCATATTTTTGGGTAAGCCTACCACTATTTGAGTAACACCATACTGTTTGACAATAGCCTCCAGCCGAGCGATGTCTTCCCCAGGCTTCCGACGATGTATGACTTCAAGCCCTTGAGCCGTCCAACCAAGCTCATCGCTCATCGCTACACCAATCGTTTTGTCCCCATAATCCAAACCTATCCATCTCATGCCGGTTCTCTTTTCCTTCTATTTGTGTTGACCCAGATAAGCACGAACTAATTCTTCAATGAGTTCGTCCCGTTCCCGTTTACGAATGAGGCTCCGAGCATTGTTATGCCGTGGAATATAGGCAGGATCTCCGGAAAGCAAGTACCCGACAATCTGGTTGATCGGATTATACCCTTTTTCCTGAAGAGCATCGTACACCGCTAATAACACGTCTTTCGGCGAAGTCTCAATTTCTTCTGCTTTTACGTTAAACTTCATCGTTTTATCCATGGAACTCATCAGGAGCACCTCACTTTCCTTGTGATACCATTGTAAAATATTTGAAAACCAATCCATGTATACTGGTTATATTCTCTATGGGTTTAAAAATTCCTGTCCCACAGAAAAATAATTATGCAAATTGGGAAAGAAGTCCTTCAACTCCGGACAATGCAGCTTGCAATTTGGATGCATCCTTACCACCTGCTTGCGCCATATCCGGACGACCGCCTCCGCTACCTCCAACAGCTTGAGCCACTTCTTTAATGATTTTGCCAGCGTGGAAGCCTTTAGCCACAAGATCTGGCGTTACAGCAGCTACCAAATTGACTTTGTCATCAGCAACAGCGCCGAGTACGATAACAGCGGAACCGAGCTTCGTCTTCATCTCATCCACAATATTGCGAAGCGAATCCATATCTGCTGCGTTGACTTGTGCAGCCAACACCGAAACCCCTGCTATTTGCTTCACTTGGTCTGTAAGTGAACCCGCTTCGATTCGCCCAAGTTTGCTGCGCAGTGACTCGTTTTCACGTGTCAGTTCCTTCACTTGCTGAAGCGTAGCTTCCACACGTTTAGGTACATCTTGAACATTTGATTTGAGCAAGCCCGCGGATTCTTTCAATAGTTGTAACTGTTGATCAAGGTATTCATACGCACTGCGGCCAGAGACCGCTTCGATCCGACGAACACCTGAACCGATACCGGACTCGCTGACGATCTTGAATAAGCCAATTTGACCTGTATTCTGAACGTGGCAACCGCCGCACAGCTCTAAGCTGTAATCGCCCACTTGCACAACGCGCACGATATCACCATATTTCTCACCGAACAATGCCATAGCTCCCATTGCTTTCGCGTCAGCGATTGCTTTGAGTGAAATATCCACATTCGTGTTGTTCCAAATTTGACGGTTCACACGCTGTTCCACATCCTGCAGTTCTTCGCTGCTAATGCTTCCGAAATGCGAGAAGTCAAACCGTAAACGGTCAGGTTCAACCAAAGACCCCGCTTGGTTAACATGCGTTCCAAGTACTTCCTTAAGCGCTTTGTGCAGCAAATGTGTAGCTGTATGGTTCTTAATGATGTCCCCACGCTCCGCAGCTGCAACAATAGCTTCTACCGAATCACCTTTGCGAAGTACACCCGACACAACAAGAACTTTGTGAACGTGCTGACCATGAGGCGCTTTGATAACATCTTCAACCTTCAATGACACTTGGTTACTTCGAATTATACCATAGTCACTTACCTGACCGCCGCTTTCAGCATAGAAAGGAGTCCGATCCAATACGACCTGACAAGTCTCACCAACTCCGACAATGTCTACGAGTTCATTCTCGTGAACGATCGCCACAATACTAGCAGTAACTACCAATTCATTATATCCAACAAATTCGCTTTTAATCGTCAAATCAGACAACGGTCCGCCTTGTACCTTCATGCCGCCTTCTTTATGACTGGCCGCTCTAGCACGGTCACGTTGTTCCTGCATGGAAGTATCAAACCCTGCGCGGTCGACCGTTAAACCCTTCTCAGAAGCAAAATCTTCGGTCAAATCGAAGGGGAAGCCATACGTATCATACAGCTTGAAAGCATCCGGTCCGCTGATCTGATTCGTCCCCGCTTGACATGTCTTTTCTACCATCTCGGCCAGAATGATCAAGCCATCACTTAACGTTTCATGGAAACGCTCCTCTTCGGTTCGGATGACCTTTTCGATAAATTCTCGTTTATCTACAACTTCCGTGTAGTAAACGCCCATTATTTCTCCAACGGTTGGTACCAGCTTATGAAGGAATGGCTTATCAAGACCAAGTACTTTGCCGTATCGTACAGCGCGGCGCAGCAAACGGCGGATAACATAACCGCGGCCTTCATTAGAAGGCAGCACACCAT is drawn from Paenibacillus sp. V4I7 and contains these coding sequences:
- a CDS encoding ATP-binding protein; protein product: MSHPFFTITGNNFDLRTIPVLVAFLYSGIRSGLTVSAVIIAYTYYMDGSDFLWIVSLSALLVPFILAFIALSNWKYRTPKVMFPSLLAFISALATFCMTMLYRIDSNVSVDRSFLLYGLLFCIVHMLTMWLITYLIVRIRENIAMRQEVQRSEKLNVLSELAASVAHEIRNPMTVARGFMQILSQSQVTEEKKKLYTTMVIEEIDRAQSIISDYLSFAKPQAEKLEELDVSTLTHKISNLINPYASMSGVEIHIDMESSLLIKANSEKMIQCLVNLTKNGIEAMPSGGTLLITGFKKSAKVILQIKDTGIGMTPEQVNRLGTPFYSTKNKGTGLGMMVSYRIIKTFGGLIEVTSQPDQGTCFTISLPTV
- a CDS encoding penicillin-binding protein 2 → MRIKQLSSSEKRRIFLVLLTILLLFIGIVGKLFWIQIATTENYSSRGVNLVKNSVVQRQRALVLESGRGEILDRDLLPMTGKMIKALVAFPINSEYHGEPQQVNQLARILRTNTDHWLAFSGDLKEPQVWRTAEGGKPVELSDQQEEQINALGLPYLKVVKMEDRYPSGMTARQLIGFIGQNPDRVMSIYGADLEKGKVALTSKIGGAGLEKTFDLWLRGVGETSISYFTDAGKRPLAGLDARMIAPDNTFYPVKLVTTLDLSVQQRIEILMDKLNIREGAAVVQEVAQGDIIAMASRPNFDQTEVDLASNNWSNYALKATAPGSIFKTIVAAAALDKGIVDPKETFNCEGALGKYGFTCWRRDGHGPLTLEQGFAQSCNIVFARVMQRLTPAELESYAHKLGVLNEVGWTGKTDDEQMLRQLDTEENGQLFGAHTPHNDEGVLMQTAIGQRDVRMTPLQASNMIVTLLNGGKGYSPRVVQEIRYQTDRVMEKFPVQLLDSEAGRVSAATSHTLVNWMREVVTVGTGQGLEDAKWKLAGKSGTAQIENGKQEKVNQWFIGYGPVESPKYAVSVVIKNMEPAESNKSIPLFKGIMDILASDSNGR
- a CDS encoding methyl-accepting chemotaxis protein, with the protein product MNQKLQSILDKVVQAIRNVPWGRIVGVASNKSKQMGSIAFKEMKQVKVENPVKSVGMKLFLMFFVSILFFVLTVGLISYTVSKNVIKNKVSESSLQTVTQAGQKLDFLYQTFDEVSLQIMLNKDLQDLLGSIPTLDPSSYEALDVTRQLTEKLNVVTFSNKAIKTLHLYRPDGKLIVITGSGGSSFSENSSGNDWFNKTVENGGKVAWLDSKVKGYSSGSSNTFAIGRVMRNTLTNTTSAILLIELNTDLLTKEITGMSLGDDSKVVITNTENKYIANKEISELEKDSDVKLTKEQLEEEHGSFITSDDHLVAYYKSSISGWNLVGDIPVSALVKDAKQIFNYTLLIALFAAIAAVLIGLFVARMIGRPLINLRNLMQQGAKGKLTVRANYKTQDEIGQLGASFDVMMQQITTLVQQTSSSAQAVFETAQELTNSSKVTATAAREIAVATDEISNGAGGLATESERGNELTYHIGEQMKQVIEANLEMGTAAADVQSSSEQGTKYMTELISKTNLTEEMIRSMVDKVDNLKDSTRSIRKILDVLNNMTKQTNILSLNATIEAARAGAAGKGFMVVADEIRKLADQSRQSIDVVGQITETITKEIDETVKVLSTATPIFQEQILAVKEADTIFKQVTNHMGGFITQLSTVSDSISTLEQSQVVLSDAMTNVSAVAEESLATSEEVASLSSEQLSISDGLVKLSDKLDQLSKSLNDTLSKFEV
- a CDS encoding U32 family peptidase, with protein sequence MTTAIEARARGKRVRLNKPELLAPAGNLEKLKFAIHYGADAVYIGGQKYGLRSNADNFSQEEMREAVEFANQYGAKVFVATNIYAHNEDIEGLDDYLRGLQEVGISAIIAADPIIMETCRRVAPKLEVHVSTQQSVMNWQTVKFWKDQGIERVVLAREVSMEEIDQIKAHVDVEIEAFIHGAMCSSYSGRCVLSNHFTDRDSNRGGCSQSCRWKYDLFAKDQPLSAPLATDLPMFGEEDDAFTMGSKDLSMIEHIAEMIESGVDSFKIEGRMKSIHYVATVVNAYRQAIDAYFADPEHFEVNPLWQDEIYKAANRPLNSGFFYEAPGHEDHIFEPEDKVVGYDFVGLVMGYDAESGTALIQQRNHFKTGQEIEFFGPDGTHFKQKVGVIRNEDGLELDAARHPLQMIKLQTDKAVKKWDMMRKKTGK
- a CDS encoding peptidase U32 family protein; the protein is MKKPELVVSCSTVAELKRLIEAGADAVIIGEARYGMRLPGEVKLEEIQEAVSWAHEQKASVYVAVNNIFDNNALEGLHDYLAKLQEYGVDAIIFGDPAVLMTARNLPKPLTLHWNAEMTSTNYATANYWAKQGATRVVLARELNMEQVLAFKEHAELAVEVQVHGITNIYHSKRELVKNYIEHQGKDAAEQDRSMERGLFLIEHERRDQRYPIYEDSNGTHIMSSEDICMLENLPELMDGQIDSLKIEGLLKSSLYNETVVRSYRAVIDAYAADPEGYIFQQEWLDAIVKLQDPERELSYGFFYKEQVY
- the mltG gene encoding endolytic transglycosylase MltG, producing MLEQENEQNKPRRSKLKLILLVFGLLLLIIIGTAGGIGLYIANALQPVEASEQEVRVSIPQGAGSLQIAKELETKGLIKNSSVFTYYLKVKKQGSRLQAGEYSMKPGMTFEEMINKLNKGETVKEEVIRITIPEGYTIDQIAAKLNEQTPWKKEVFLQLADAPAGLKGETIATLPDNKSIKHRLEGYLFPETYEFKKDSTEQEFIERTLQELDKKLATLPSDWKDKLKERGLDIHQMLTIASLIEREVVVNEERALVSGVIQNRLKKNMPLQIDATVQYLFDKSKERLLEKDLQIQSPYNTYLNTGLPPGPIASPSLASMKAAIYPEETKYLFYVTKKDGTKGHLFAETFEEHKKNITESKKVAN
- a CDS encoding DUF1292 domain-containing protein; translation: MSMSTTPSDLLRKTYGDDIILFDEQNESTVYHLLKEFVYGNYTYAVLQSDELKKEDEVAVFRVTTDSDGQYELETIEDDEEWETVSELYDEMVFPEQDEL
- a CDS encoding DUF1292 domain-containing protein is translated as MSKEELREEQPEIIYIPDDEGNEEEFEVIMKFEVDGSDKKYMMVVPTDGGDEESDEVYAFRYEEDEDGEDLKLFTIEDEEEWNIVEETFNTLMAEFDEEEEA
- the ruvX gene encoding Holliday junction resolvase RuvX → MRWIGLDYGDKTIGVAMSDELGWTAQGLEVIHRRKPGEDIARLEAIVKQYGVTQIVVGLPKNMNNTIGPRGELAIAFSQELEQKLSVPVHLWDERLTTVAATRTLLEADVSRKKRKLVIDKMAAQLILQGYMDANMKR
- a CDS encoding IreB family regulatory phosphoprotein encodes the protein MSSMDKTMKFNVKAEEIETSPKDVLLAVYDALQEKGYNPINQIVGYLLSGDPAYIPRHNNARSLIRKRERDELIEELVRAYLGQHK